The Lolium rigidum isolate FL_2022 chromosome 2, APGP_CSIRO_Lrig_0.1, whole genome shotgun sequence genomic interval CGTAGACCCTGTAGAGCGCGGGCACGCCGAGcttgccggcgccgtcgtcgttgGCGCTGGTGAACTCCTGCATGAGCCACGGCGTCTTGTCGTCCCTCCCGACGTAGAAGCCGAAGCAGTTCTTGACGCCGTCGgcctcatcctcttcttcctcctcgctctGCTTCCTTCGCTTCAGCCGTCGCTCCTTGATCTGCTTCAGCCGCTCCTTGCTCTGCTCCAGCCGCCAGTACCCGCCGGTCTCGACGCGGCGGTCGGCGCGCTTCGAGGCGCCCCCGCCCGCGGTCTTGCTCTGGAACCGCGTCTCGCTCAGGAACCACCACGCGTGCTCGCCCCGGCCGCGGATGCTCGCGGGCGGGTGCCGCCGGCGCAGCGCGTCGGGGCTCTCGCCGTACACGTTGGCGTCGAAGATGTACCCCCGCGCGTCGGCCATCTCGCTGTCGCCGGCGATCCTCCGGTTGAGGAACCCCAGGCACTCGTCGCGCGTCGGGCTGAAGTAGACGCCGGGAGGGAGCTGCGGCGGAGGCTGGATGTGGCTGGCGGCGCCGCCTGGCCCGTGGGGAGGcatctccgccatggcctgcacGGAGCTGCCGGCGGCGTAGGTTGGTTTCTTGGTTCTTGTTGCTTTCTTGATTGCCATGGATCAAGCCGAGTGGAACCGAGAGAGAGGTTGCTGGTTTGTTGTGGGAGTAGGGGTCGATCGTGGACGGTGATGCTATATATGGGCTGCGACGCGTGTTCTGTCTGAAATCGGATTCGCATCCTCGTCTCAAGTCGGAGTCGACTTTCCATGTTTTCTGTTCGGCGAGATGCGATTTGGTAGACTAGAGCCGA includes:
- the LOC124689172 gene encoding uncharacterized protein LOC124689172, translating into MAIKKATRTKKPTYAAGSSVQAMAEMPPHGPGGAASHIQPPPQLPPGVYFSPTRDECLGFLNRRIAGDSEMADARGYIFDANVYGESPDALRRRHPPASIRGRGEHAWWFLSETRFQSKTAGGGASKRADRRVETGGYWRLEQSKERLKQIKERRLKRRKQSEEEEEDEADGVKNCFGFYVGRDDKTPWLMQEFTSANDDGAGKLGVPALYRVYVTPRATRKQLTAVFAKEDDVKKGPDGNKKPARAMIPQGYFDRIASLLPQGSVRAVVQEHVHAPPPLPPVAPVAVSLLDYNGQYLGHYEQQQGQQNLGQYEQQQQGPCPVVAPPATPGLLGEFTAAEAPPPDNMSMSMVEFMGMFNEQPAGILNEQPVETAKEGEPDWGYLPDIVDADEFKNFKG